A single region of the Latilactobacillus curvatus JCM 1096 = DSM 20019 genome encodes:
- a CDS encoding response regulator transcription factor, translating into MFEIMIVEDDPTIANLIAENLNKWQLHANITTDFDTIFDQFLTNKPHLILLDINLPVYDGFYWCRKIREVSKVPIIFISSRSTNMDMVMSMNMGGDDFVNKPFSMEVLIAKINALLRRTYNYVDQNADIIEHNGLMINLQSGGAQVGETTIDLSKNEYKLLQFLMRQHGQIVSREKLLRALWDDERFVDDNTLTVNINRLRKKIESAGLEDYIQTKIGQGYIIP; encoded by the coding sequence ATGTTTGAAATTATGATTGTTGAAGACGATCCAACGATTGCCAACTTAATCGCTGAGAACTTAAATAAGTGGCAATTACACGCAAATATTACGACCGATTTCGATACCATTTTCGACCAATTTTTAACCAATAAACCCCATCTGATTTTACTCGATATCAACCTGCCCGTTTATGACGGGTTCTACTGGTGTCGCAAAATTCGTGAAGTATCTAAAGTCCCCATAATTTTCATTTCTAGTCGCAGTACCAACATGGACATGGTGATGTCGATGAACATGGGCGGCGATGACTTCGTCAATAAACCTTTTTCGATGGAAGTTTTAATTGCCAAAATTAACGCCCTCTTACGACGGACTTACAACTACGTCGACCAAAATGCCGATATCATCGAACATAACGGCCTAATGATTAACCTCCAAAGCGGCGGAGCTCAGGTGGGTGAGACTACCATTGATCTTTCCAAAAACGAATATAAGCTCCTCCAATTTCTGATGCGTCAACACGGCCAGATTGTCAGTCGCGAAAAGTTATTGCGTGCCCTCTGGGACGATGAACGGTTTGTCGACGACAACACACTAACCGTTAACATCAATCGGCTTCGCAAAAAAATTGAAAGTGCTGGTTTAGAAGACTACATTCAGACGAAAATTGGCCAAGGCTATATCATCCCCTAA
- the nrdD gene encoding anaerobic ribonucleoside-triphosphate reductase: MDMKIASEADLQIKVIKRDGRIMPFSADKIEQAIIKAAKNVKTELEPLDYQVLNTVALDVVSEVGSRFDKDVKIYELQNIVEHKLLEHHQYDIAQEYINYRTQRDFARNKATDINFTIQKLLKKDQTVVNENANKDSHVFNTQRDLTAGTVAKAMGLKMLPDKVANAHLKGEIHWHDLDYQPYSPMTNCCLIDFKEMLNHGFKIGNAEVEAPHSIQTATAQMSQIIANIASSQYGGCSADRVDELLAPFAEKNYAKHLADAKNWIDGEAKQKDYAQTKTEKDIYDAMQALEYEINTLYSSQGQTPFTTLGFGLGSNWIERAIQKAILSIRIEGLGKEKRTAIFPKLVFAVKRGLNLNPTDPNYDIKQLAVECATKRMYPDVLMYDKLVELTGSFKAPMGCRSFLQGWKNEHGEEVNSGRMNLGVVTINLPRIALEADGNQAKFWEILEQRLQVCKEALVFKVERAKEAKPENAPILYEYGAFGKRLKKTDSVDEVFKNSRATVSLGYIGLYEVGTAFFGPDWEKDAKAKAFTVDVVKDLYNHCVDWEKEYGYHFSVYSTPAESLTNTFCQKDTQKFGIVENITDKEYYTNSFHYDVRKAPTPFEKLDFEKDYPKYCSGGFIHYCEYPNLRQNPKALEAVWDYAYDRVGYLGTNTPIDQCFKCGFKGDFKPTERGFQCPQCGNTDAATCDVVKRTCGYLGNPQQRPMVHGRHKEIASRVKHMHITIGNDNNNVARQ, from the coding sequence ATGGATATGAAAATTGCTTCAGAAGCAGACTTGCAAATTAAAGTGATTAAAAGAGATGGGCGAATCATGCCTTTTTCTGCGGATAAAATCGAACAAGCAATTATTAAAGCCGCTAAAAATGTGAAGACGGAATTAGAGCCATTAGACTATCAAGTGTTAAACACAGTCGCACTAGATGTTGTGAGTGAAGTCGGCAGCCGATTTGATAAAGATGTTAAAATCTATGAACTGCAAAATATTGTGGAACATAAACTTTTAGAACATCACCAATATGATATTGCCCAAGAATACATTAACTACCGGACGCAACGGGACTTTGCCCGGAATAAGGCAACTGATATCAACTTTACCATTCAAAAATTATTGAAAAAAGACCAAACTGTGGTCAATGAAAATGCGAATAAAGATAGTCATGTTTTTAATACACAGCGGGACCTAACGGCAGGGACAGTTGCTAAAGCGATGGGGCTTAAGATGTTGCCTGATAAAGTGGCGAACGCCCATTTAAAAGGCGAGATTCATTGGCACGATTTGGATTACCAACCATATAGTCCAATGACCAATTGTTGTTTAATCGATTTTAAAGAAATGTTGAATCATGGCTTTAAGATTGGGAATGCCGAAGTTGAAGCGCCACATTCGATTCAAACTGCTACGGCACAAATGTCACAAATTATTGCTAACATTGCTTCTAGTCAATATGGTGGTTGTTCCGCTGATCGGGTGGATGAATTATTGGCACCATTTGCCGAAAAGAATTATGCCAAACATTTAGCAGATGCCAAGAATTGGATTGATGGCGAAGCAAAACAAAAGGATTATGCGCAAACCAAGACTGAAAAAGATATTTATGACGCCATGCAAGCGTTGGAATATGAAATCAATACTTTATATTCATCCCAAGGCCAAACACCATTTACAACGCTTGGTTTTGGATTAGGCAGTAACTGGATTGAACGTGCGATTCAAAAAGCAATTCTTTCAATTCGAATTGAAGGATTAGGTAAAGAAAAACGGACTGCCATCTTCCCTAAATTAGTTTTTGCAGTAAAACGCGGCTTAAACTTAAATCCAACTGATCCAAATTATGACATCAAACAATTAGCTGTTGAATGTGCCACAAAACGGATGTATCCCGATGTTTTAATGTATGACAAGTTGGTGGAATTAACGGGTTCTTTCAAAGCACCAATGGGTTGTCGAAGCTTCTTACAAGGCTGGAAAAACGAACATGGTGAAGAAGTGAATAGTGGCCGGATGAATCTCGGCGTGGTGACAATCAATTTACCACGGATTGCACTTGAAGCTGATGGCAACCAAGCTAAGTTCTGGGAAATTCTAGAACAACGGTTGCAAGTCTGCAAGGAAGCCCTGGTCTTTAAAGTGGAACGCGCTAAAGAAGCGAAGCCAGAAAATGCGCCGATTCTTTATGAATATGGTGCCTTTGGCAAGCGTTTGAAGAAAACCGATAGTGTTGATGAAGTCTTTAAAAATTCACGCGCAACTGTTTCATTGGGCTATATTGGCCTTTATGAAGTCGGTACAGCCTTCTTTGGGCCAGACTGGGAAAAGGATGCCAAGGCAAAAGCCTTTACGGTAGACGTCGTTAAAGACCTCTATAATCACTGCGTTGATTGGGAAAAGGAATACGGCTATCACTTCTCTGTTTACAGCACACCAGCAGAAAGTTTAACAAATACGTTCTGTCAAAAAGATACGCAAAAATTTGGCATTGTCGAAAATATTACAGACAAAGAATACTACACAAATAGTTTCCACTACGATGTGCGTAAGGCACCAACCCCATTTGAAAAATTAGATTTTGAAAAAGATTATCCAAAATACTGTTCTGGTGGGTTCATTCATTACTGTGAATACCCAAATCTGCGTCAAAATCCAAAGGCTTTAGAAGCTGTCTGGGATTATGCTTACGATCGTGTCGGCTACTTAGGCACGAATACGCCAATTGATCAATGCTTCAAATGTGGGTTTAAAGGGGACTTTAAGCCGACAGAACGCGGGTTCCAATGCCCACAATGTGGGAACACGGATGCTGCTACATGTGACGTCGTTAAGCGGACTTGTGGTTATCTAGGTAATCCACAACAACGTCCAATGGTGCATGGTCGGCATAAGGAAATCGCCAGTCGAGTTAAGCACATGCATATTACCATTGGCAACGATAATAACAACGTTGCACGGCAGTAA
- a CDS encoding ABC transporter permease, with product MLLHLTVRNAINHARDYAAYVIACVAAIVVYFCFTSIQTAPIFRHLKMAGESLAFGRMIQVASLIILLFAAFFLAYANLFFIKRRRREIGVLSVIGVTKFQISLLFFFESLIIGVIALIIGLLFGILFSKLFAMLLLRMMGIAVAMPFLISWRAIEQTTFTFGGLFLLTGFLNSTMIYRYQLVTLLQPSAVSRKVRRPNWLTYLWGIIAPVLIISGYYLADQTLVLMPSLERRYGFGIDLVYLLTILLLEIFGTLAFFQAYTQIWLQLERHWKRLYYRGTHLLNVTNLSFRFKKNAKMLWMITILSAVTITAIGSAAMIYTHGQDTLRQNIPVDLVYTQSQKAAVDKILTQYHVQPVSQTMSSFKLVDARFKVNSPLNREGIKMDGAAVVMPLSQYNQVMAQQFKLPATKLKKNTVVTIINLPLTMLKMPRRAGAGLPPKRAGIPLQLKQSGLSDFRIVHIRKLFPNGSDVFFDGNLNVIVANDAEYQQVQATSVDQIYAVQLSAAQQKQKRLMRDLFRLSQKPKQWDYLMTHKKAGQTHYEIKTTDQRLEELSRYSVLLKKPNRDIANANFGFYMYVAIFIGLIFMLATGSIIMLKQLSEAQEEILQYKTLKKIGMSDGEIKRTIYFQILMLFLLPIILGSMHAFFAIRLLGLFLDNPGLQLAYIVCGLFIIIYFVFYLITANIYNRIVNAPLNSDVFY from the coding sequence ATGCTGTTACACCTAACCGTTAGAAATGCGATTAATCATGCGCGCGACTATGCGGCTTATGTGATTGCCTGTGTTGCCGCGATTGTGGTTTATTTCTGCTTTACGTCGATTCAAACTGCGCCAATCTTTAGGCACCTCAAGATGGCTGGTGAATCTTTAGCTTTTGGCCGGATGATCCAAGTAGCAAGTTTAATTATTTTGCTGTTTGCCGCTTTTTTCTTGGCATATGCTAATTTATTTTTCATTAAAAGGCGTCGGCGGGAGATTGGTGTTTTAAGTGTCATCGGGGTGACTAAATTTCAGATTAGCTTACTCTTCTTCTTTGAAAGTTTGATTATCGGTGTGATTGCCCTGATTATCGGGTTGTTATTCGGGATTCTTTTTTCGAAATTATTCGCGATGTTATTATTACGCATGATGGGGATTGCGGTTGCCATGCCGTTTTTAATATCATGGCGGGCCATTGAACAAACGACATTCACCTTTGGCGGGTTGTTCCTATTAACTGGTTTTTTAAACAGTACGATGATTTATCGGTATCAATTAGTGACATTGCTGCAACCATCTGCAGTCAGTCGGAAAGTGCGCCGACCGAACTGGCTGACTTATTTATGGGGGATTATTGCACCTGTATTGATTATCAGCGGCTATTATTTGGCAGACCAAACACTGGTTTTGATGCCGAGCTTAGAGCGGCGCTATGGTTTTGGGATTGATTTGGTTTATTTACTAACCATTTTATTACTTGAAATTTTTGGCACACTGGCTTTTTTTCAGGCCTATACGCAAATTTGGCTACAGTTAGAACGGCACTGGAAACGGCTTTATTATCGTGGGACACATTTGTTAAACGTTACGAATTTGAGTTTTCGTTTTAAAAAGAATGCAAAGATGTTGTGGATGATTACGATTTTAAGTGCAGTCACTATTACCGCAATCGGAAGTGCGGCGATGATTTATACGCACGGTCAAGATACATTACGGCAGAACATTCCGGTGGATTTGGTTTATACACAAAGTCAAAAAGCAGCGGTCGACAAAATTTTAACGCAATATCATGTTCAGCCGGTTAGTCAAACAATGTCTTCGTTTAAATTGGTGGATGCTCGATTTAAGGTCAATTCACCGTTAAATCGGGAAGGCATCAAAATGGATGGAGCAGCTGTTGTCATGCCATTATCCCAATACAACCAAGTAATGGCGCAACAATTTAAGTTACCAGCAACTAAATTGAAGAAAAATACTGTGGTGACCATCATTAACTTGCCATTAACAATGCTGAAGATGCCTCGCAGAGCAGGTGCAGGTTTGCCACCGAAAAGAGCTGGAATCCCGTTGCAATTAAAACAGTCTGGGCTTTCAGATTTTCGGATTGTACACATTCGTAAGCTATTTCCAAACGGTTCTGATGTCTTCTTTGATGGTAACTTAAACGTGATTGTGGCCAATGATGCTGAATATCAACAAGTCCAAGCAACTTCAGTTGATCAAATCTATGCAGTTCAGCTCTCCGCTGCCCAACAAAAGCAAAAACGATTAATGCGCGATTTATTCCGTCTATCTCAAAAGCCCAAACAATGGGATTATTTAATGACGCACAAAAAAGCCGGGCAAACCCATTATGAAATTAAAACCACTGATCAACGGCTAGAAGAGTTAAGCCGCTATTCTGTGCTTTTAAAAAAACCTAACCGAGATATTGCTAACGCAAACTTCGGATTTTATATGTATGTCGCCATTTTTATTGGGTTAATCTTCATGTTAGCCACTGGTAGTATCATCATGTTGAAACAATTGTCAGAAGCACAAGAAGAGATTTTGCAGTATAAAACATTGAAAAAAATTGGGATGAGTGACGGTGAGATTAAGCGCACGATTTATTTCCAAATTTTGATGCTCTTTTTACTGCCAATTATTTTGGGATCGATGCACGCCTTCTTTGCAATTCGGTTATTGGGTTTGTTTTTAGATAATCCTGGGTTACAATTAGCCTATATCGTTTGCGGCCTGTTTATCATCATTTACTTTGTTTTCTATCTAATTACGGCCAATATCTACAATCGAATTGTGAATGCACCGCTCAATAGTGATGTGTTCTACTAA
- the nrdG gene encoding anaerobic ribonucleoside-triphosphate reductase activating protein, whose product MAVKQQGPKNPAPKEWLSETLSQDYIADYKPFNFVDGEGVRCSLYVSGCMFACPGCYNRVAQNFRYGRPYTTELEDQIIADLGQSYVQGLTLLGGEPFLNTKTCLSLVDRIRATYGQTKDVWSWTGYTWEELMQESDDKLELLSKIDILVDGRFMKDQMDLTLQFRGSANQRIIDVKKSLAAKKPVIWAKLVH is encoded by the coding sequence ATGGCAGTAAAACAACAAGGCCCGAAGAATCCGGCGCCCAAAGAATGGCTTTCTGAAACACTAAGCCAGGATTATATTGCAGATTATAAACCGTTTAACTTTGTTGATGGCGAAGGGGTGCGCTGTAGCCTATATGTGAGTGGTTGCATGTTTGCTTGCCCCGGTTGTTACAATCGAGTGGCGCAGAATTTTCGCTATGGCCGCCCTTATACAACTGAATTAGAAGACCAAATTATTGCTGATTTAGGGCAATCTTATGTCCAAGGACTGACGTTATTAGGTGGCGAACCGTTCTTGAATACCAAGACTTGTTTATCGCTAGTAGACCGAATTCGCGCCACTTATGGGCAGACAAAGGACGTCTGGTCATGGACGGGATATACGTGGGAAGAACTGATGCAAGAATCAGATGATAAACTCGAGTTGCTGTCTAAGATTGATATCTTAGTTGATGGGCGCTTCATGAAGGACCAAATGGATCTGACATTGCAGTTCAGAGGGAGTGCCAATCAACGGATTATCGATGTCAAAAAATCATTAGCCGCTAAAAAGCCCGTTATATGGGCAAAGCTTGTTCATTGA
- a CDS encoding ABC transporter ATP-binding protein, with translation MAVVSVQQVSKVYGHRFSLVNALNNISFDIEPWEFVGIMGPSGAGKTTLLNMIATIDRPTHGQVLIKDQVVSRMREAKLANFRRQDLGFIFQDFNLLDSLTVRENMLLPLALDKLSVPVIEKRLDKVSRVLGISSLLDRYPDEVSIGQRQRVACGRAMITNPTLLLADEPTGSLDSKSATELLQYLTVINRQEKTTILLVTHDAFTASYCRRILFIKDGQLFSEIVRNGDRQQFFNQIIDMQATIGGGGRFNAVTPNR, from the coding sequence ATGGCAGTCGTATCAGTCCAACAAGTTTCGAAAGTCTACGGGCATCGGTTTAGTCTGGTCAATGCGCTTAATAATATTTCATTTGATATTGAACCGTGGGAGTTTGTCGGTATTATGGGCCCTTCAGGCGCTGGGAAAACGACCTTATTAAATATGATTGCGACCATTGATCGGCCGACGCATGGTCAAGTGTTAATTAAAGATCAAGTTGTGAGTCGGATGCGGGAAGCTAAGCTTGCTAATTTTAGGCGGCAAGATTTGGGCTTTATTTTTCAAGATTTTAACTTACTAGATTCACTGACGGTTCGCGAAAACATGTTACTGCCATTAGCGCTTGATAAGTTAAGTGTGCCAGTGATTGAAAAACGGTTGGATAAAGTTAGCCGAGTCTTGGGCATTAGTAGTTTGTTGGATCGTTATCCGGATGAAGTTTCAATTGGACAGCGCCAACGAGTGGCATGTGGGCGCGCAATGATTACCAATCCCACTTTGTTATTGGCCGACGAACCAACTGGAAGTTTAGATTCAAAATCAGCTACGGAGCTTTTACAATATTTAACCGTGATTAATCGTCAGGAAAAGACGACAATTTTATTGGTCACGCATGATGCCTTTACAGCTAGTTACTGTCGGCGAATTCTTTTCATTAAAGATGGTCAATTATTCTCGGAAATCGTTCGCAATGGTGATCGGCAACAATTCTTCAATCAAATTATTGATATGCAAGCAACCATAGGTGGAGGAGGCCGTTTCAATGCTGTTACACCTAACCGTTAG
- a CDS encoding MBL fold metallo-hydrolase: protein MQLTVLGYYGGYPYAGVGTSSYLLTSGAYHLLLDCGSGALLALEKQFDPLQLDVVLLTHYHHDHIADVGVLQYYWQLHQGTKKEPILPIYGHLQDPLHFGSLTQPGVTQGFGYQEDTELTLGPLKVTFKRTVHPVPAFAVRIEEQTTGQVLVFTADTAYFPELAAFCQSADLLMTDTNFLEDRTGKMAHMTTTQSGNLAQESGAAKILLTHLPQGVSAETLQAQAQATVGDVPVIVAQQDLTIDVGACNIGGVDGTYKK, encoded by the coding sequence ATGCAATTAACAGTCTTAGGTTATTACGGTGGATATCCATACGCCGGTGTTGGGACTAGTAGTTATTTATTAACAAGTGGGGCGTATCATTTATTGCTAGATTGTGGGAGTGGCGCTTTATTAGCGCTTGAGAAACAATTTGACCCATTGCAACTAGATGTGGTCCTTCTCACGCACTATCATCACGATCACATTGCTGATGTGGGGGTTTTACAATATTATTGGCAACTGCATCAAGGAACCAAAAAGGAACCCATTTTACCTATTTACGGGCATCTGCAAGATCCACTCCACTTTGGCAGTTTGACACAACCGGGTGTGACGCAGGGCTTTGGTTATCAAGAAGACACAGAGCTGACCCTGGGGCCGTTGAAAGTAACTTTCAAACGGACAGTGCATCCTGTCCCAGCATTCGCTGTTCGAATTGAAGAACAAACGACGGGGCAGGTCTTGGTCTTTACTGCAGATACGGCGTATTTCCCAGAATTAGCTGCTTTTTGTCAGTCTGCAGATTTACTGATGACTGATACGAATTTTCTTGAAGATCGCACTGGTAAAATGGCGCATATGACAACAACGCAATCCGGTAACTTGGCACAAGAAAGTGGCGCAGCTAAAATTCTATTAACGCATTTACCACAAGGGGTTTCGGCAGAAACGCTACAGGCACAAGCACAAGCGACTGTTGGGGACGTACCCGTGATAGTTGCCCAACAGGATTTGACAATTGATGTCGGAGCGTGTAATATAGGCGGCGTTGATGGAACTTACAAAAAATAA
- a CDS encoding sensor histidine kinase, with protein sequence MTFKKFLRDHLFHIAFFFSGMIVLDIVLWLDPSMRFAKATLLYLDLLLALFFCAFLVGLYVYHLKWYRTIQTRLDAKEDSLNWPLTGATSAEKQFIQHYVNQLLAYHQQSIDRLISAQQDQKNFIDGWVHESKVPLAATQLLIESIEDQIPEDKFNQLTDELIQIEHYVEQVLYYSRLDSFSKDYLVQEYDLKPLVNQIIRQNRNYFIQKHIQFKLLGADQTVLTDAKWLAFILNQIISNALKYTPDGAQITVQIERDEQGVWLSVIDTGIGIPAEDLPRIFDKGFTGQNGRYSNQRSTGLGLYLARVLSEKLGHELTVSSQQGSGSTFKLLFPFLSYYNTDDDDGLFGKTHPADK encoded by the coding sequence ATGACGTTTAAAAAATTCTTACGTGATCATTTATTTCATATCGCTTTTTTCTTCAGCGGTATGATTGTTCTGGATATCGTCCTATGGCTCGACCCTAGTATGCGCTTTGCTAAGGCGACACTTTTATACCTCGATTTATTGCTGGCGCTTTTTTTCTGCGCCTTTTTGGTTGGCTTATACGTCTACCATCTCAAGTGGTACCGCACAATCCAAACACGCTTAGATGCTAAAGAAGATAGCCTCAACTGGCCACTTACAGGCGCTACCTCGGCTGAAAAACAATTCATTCAACACTACGTGAATCAACTGCTAGCCTACCATCAACAAAGCATCGACCGACTAATCTCAGCGCAACAAGATCAAAAGAATTTCATTGATGGCTGGGTGCACGAAAGCAAGGTCCCCCTGGCAGCTACTCAATTGCTCATTGAATCCATCGAAGACCAGATTCCAGAAGACAAATTCAATCAATTAACCGATGAACTGATTCAAATTGAACACTACGTTGAACAAGTGCTCTACTACTCGCGTCTCGATAGTTTTTCTAAGGATTACTTGGTGCAGGAATACGATTTAAAACCTTTAGTCAACCAAATCATCCGCCAAAATCGCAATTATTTTATTCAAAAACACATCCAATTTAAACTGCTTGGTGCCGATCAAACCGTCTTAACCGACGCTAAATGGCTGGCTTTTATTTTGAATCAAATCATTTCCAATGCGTTAAAGTATACCCCCGACGGCGCACAAATTACGGTACAGATTGAACGTGACGAACAAGGCGTTTGGTTAAGTGTCATCGATACAGGGATTGGGATTCCGGCTGAAGACCTACCCCGGATTTTTGATAAAGGGTTCACCGGTCAAAATGGGCGCTATTCTAACCAACGTTCAACCGGTTTAGGGCTCTACCTTGCACGTGTCTTAAGTGAAAAGCTCGGTCACGAACTCACCGTTAGCTCCCAACAAGGCAGTGGTTCCACTTTTAAATTACTCTTTCCTTTTTTAAGTTACTACAACACGGATGACGATGACGGCTTATTCGGCAAAACCCATCCTGCAGACAAATAA
- the spxA gene encoding transcriptional regulator SpxA, with protein sequence MVTLYTSPSCTSCRKARAWLEEHNIPYQERNIFSEPLNKNEIKTILRMTEDGTEEIISTRSKVFQELNIKIDDLSINELLDLVQKNPGLLRRPIILDEKRLQVGYNEDEIRRFLPREVRALELQQAQLLAGF encoded by the coding sequence ATGGTTACGTTATATACATCACCAAGTTGTACATCTTGTCGTAAAGCCCGGGCGTGGTTAGAAGAACACAATATTCCATACCAAGAACGCAATATCTTTTCGGAGCCTCTCAATAAAAATGAAATTAAAACAATCTTACGCATGACCGAAGATGGCACGGAAGAAATTATCTCAACGCGTTCTAAGGTTTTCCAAGAATTAAACATTAAAATTGATGACTTATCAATCAACGAATTATTAGATTTAGTTCAAAAGAACCCAGGGCTATTACGTCGTCCAATTATTTTGGATGAAAAACGACTTCAGGTTGGTTATAACGAAGATGAAATTCGTCGTTTCTTACCACGTGAAGTACGGGCATTGGAATTACAACAAGCACAATTACTAGCAGGATTCTAG
- a CDS encoding adaptor protein MecA, which translates to MRMEKIDENTIRVLLENDDLEERGITGLDLLSNHKKIERFFYSILEEVDSEHTFANNDAVTFQVLPNDQGLELLISKNMPNFDGGKGQSEMVQGKDGITEYIKEQLLKRDTVQDDATEEEDEMTAYMNQADNPMKQIVLSFKSFDDWIALAQQLHIESGVSNLFLYKHQYYAQIIIFMENTTEAFARDDLAVANEYGQKSEYTAAFLSEFGEKVMDNSALELTRYYFKH; encoded by the coding sequence ATGAGAATGGAAAAAATCGACGAGAACACAATTCGGGTTCTATTAGAAAATGATGATTTAGAAGAACGCGGGATTACTGGACTTGATTTGTTGAGCAATCATAAAAAGATTGAGCGGTTCTTCTATTCAATTCTGGAAGAAGTGGACAGTGAACACACATTTGCGAACAACGATGCAGTAACGTTCCAAGTGTTGCCTAACGATCAAGGGTTAGAATTACTGATTAGTAAGAATATGCCAAACTTTGACGGTGGTAAAGGTCAATCAGAAATGGTGCAAGGCAAAGACGGTATTACTGAATACATTAAAGAACAACTGTTGAAACGAGATACGGTCCAAGATGATGCGACTGAGGAAGAGGATGAAATGACCGCTTATATGAATCAAGCGGACAATCCAATGAAACAGATTGTGTTATCGTTTAAGTCATTTGACGATTGGATTGCTTTGGCACAACAGCTACACATCGAAAGTGGTGTGTCGAACCTATTTCTTTACAAACATCAGTACTATGCACAGATTATTATTTTTATGGAGAATACGACCGAAGCGTTTGCACGGGATGATTTAGCGGTCGCTAATGAATACGGGCAGAAGTCAGAATACACAGCAGCTTTTTTAAGTGAATTCGGTGAAAAAGTCATGGATAATAGTGCGCTTGAGTTAACACGCTACTACTTCAAACATTAA
- a CDS encoding DUF975 family protein has translation MQLAMYRAKARQLLKGNWQKMAALVALWLLVEIVVDSMIEGVFGASSFGYQMLNTFANYFLYFIFLNAVFLGVYKVSQNKPSYYRDTLLLFRQPLYTHLVVLNLVQQVLNWILLLIGLAPFYRLLGWDRVFQFTFNGLDSVAPYLLNISQQGTISETVLLFVTVMLVLSLLQPVILTYYQILVLLKFDLPQAPLKLIFSLSWVILKGNWLKLLGLTLSFIGWELVVYMTAGLGLLWFYPYLIMSVTIFYQEVKAKKVQVIQ, from the coding sequence TTGCAATTAGCTATGTACCGCGCAAAAGCGCGTCAATTATTAAAAGGAAACTGGCAGAAAATGGCCGCTTTAGTCGCGCTTTGGTTGTTAGTTGAGATAGTAGTCGACTCAATGATTGAAGGCGTGTTTGGCGCCAGTTCATTTGGTTATCAAATGCTCAACACCTTTGCCAATTATTTCTTATACTTTATCTTTTTAAATGCTGTTTTCTTAGGTGTTTATAAAGTTAGCCAGAATAAGCCCAGCTATTACCGGGATACCTTATTGTTATTCCGGCAACCGTTGTATACCCATCTTGTGGTATTGAATCTTGTTCAACAAGTGTTAAACTGGATCTTACTATTAATTGGGTTGGCGCCGTTTTATCGGTTACTCGGTTGGGATCGTGTATTTCAATTCACTTTTAATGGATTAGATTCCGTTGCGCCTTATTTGCTAAACATTAGCCAGCAGGGGACAATTTCTGAAACTGTCTTATTGTTTGTGACGGTGATGTTGGTTTTGTCACTGTTGCAACCCGTGATTTTAACGTATTATCAGATTTTAGTACTGTTGAAGTTTGATTTACCACAAGCACCACTCAAATTAATCTTTAGCCTTTCATGGGTGATTTTAAAAGGGAACTGGCTGAAATTACTCGGGCTTACTTTATCATTTATTGGATGGGAACTGGTCGTCTATATGACTGCTGGACTAGGTCTCTTGTGGTTCTATCCATACTTAATTATGAGCGTTACGATTTTCTATCAAGAAGTTAAAGCTAAGAAAGTCCAAGTCATTCAATAG